A single genomic interval of Natronolimnobius sp. AArcel1 harbors:
- a CDS encoding SDR family oxidoreductase yields MNPTVNLRPLEEQTIVITGASSGIGLETARMAADRGANVVLAARSEDALQDLADEITAGNASAEYVAADVSDRDDIREIVATAEDAYGGFDTWINGAAVSIYGRLEDVPIEDMREQFETNVWGLLYGSIAAAQHFKNRGESGAIINIGSIVSDRAIILQGSYSASKHAVKGFTDALRMELEEEGAPVSVTLIKPSAIDTPYPEHAKNEMDAEATLPAPVYAPETVAQTILDAAEHPEREITVGGGGKGMILLDRIAPGLLDTLMERVFYNQQRTDEEPTAEHSLESPSEDLETRGGYEGHVADSSLYTRLRQRRGLTGTALAGLAATAAYAGYRALRGRRDGPPDERERDNSSETTTRPRVLR; encoded by the coding sequence ATGAATCCGACTGTGAACCTGCGCCCACTCGAGGAACAGACGATCGTCATCACCGGTGCCTCATCAGGTATCGGACTGGAAACTGCACGGATGGCTGCCGACCGTGGCGCGAACGTCGTGCTCGCGGCCCGAAGCGAGGACGCATTGCAAGACCTCGCCGACGAAATCACTGCTGGCAATGCAAGCGCCGAGTACGTCGCCGCCGACGTGAGTGATCGTGACGATATCCGCGAGATTGTCGCGACTGCCGAGGACGCCTACGGTGGCTTCGACACGTGGATCAACGGCGCAGCCGTCTCCATCTACGGCCGCCTCGAGGACGTCCCAATTGAGGACATGCGCGAGCAGTTCGAAACCAACGTCTGGGGACTGCTCTATGGCTCGATTGCGGCCGCCCAGCACTTCAAAAATCGCGGCGAGTCAGGCGCGATCATCAACATCGGGAGCATCGTGTCCGACCGCGCGATCATCCTACAAGGGAGCTACTCCGCGTCGAAACATGCCGTCAAGGGCTTTACTGACGCCCTCCGGATGGAACTCGAGGAAGAGGGCGCGCCGGTCTCTGTGACACTCATCAAACCGAGCGCGATCGACACGCCGTATCCGGAACACGCGAAAAACGAGATGGATGCCGAGGCGACGCTCCCAGCTCCCGTCTACGCGCCGGAGACGGTCGCCCAAACGATCCTCGACGCCGCTGAGCACCCCGAACGCGAGATCACCGTCGGTGGCGGTGGGAAAGGCATGATTCTGCTCGACCGCATCGCGCCTGGTCTACTCGACACGCTGATGGAACGAGTGTTCTACAACCAGCAGCGTACCGACGAGGAACCAACCGCAGAGCACAGCCTCGAGAGTCCGTCCGAAGACCTCGAGACACGCGGCGGCTACGAGGGTCACGTCGCGGACTCGAGTCTCTACACGCGACTGCGCCAGCGTCGTGGACTGACGGGAACAGCCCTCGCCGGTCTCGCAGCGACGGCGGCGTACGCGGGCTACAGAGCGCTTCGTGGCCGGCGAGACGGCCCTCCGGATGAGCGCGAACGTGATAACTCGAGCGAGACGACGACGCGGCCTCGAGTGCTGCGCTGA
- a CDS encoding amidase — MPIRPPTVDELQDLGSELFLELTDDESEFFREQIVESLEDYETVRSYHPEPRLGGTEPRVRAAGSRPDDEDNPHQLWVSRCEVHGDDSGDLEDWDVAIKDNICVAGVEMTCGSRVIEGYVPDVDATVVSRLLEAGADIVGKTNMDEMAVTRTGHSAFGTITNPHDEDHLAGGSSGGSAVAVVEDEVDMAIGSDQGGSVRIPAALCGIVGHKPTYGLVPYTGCVGLEHTIDHPGPMASDVETVARTLSVIAGSNERDLRRPEPVPVERYEDALEGDASELSIGVLEEAFGKPDGDAAVEEQILDSLDLLEERGATVEEVSAPLHDEGSALHSVCTNEGLVAALSGQGVGHGWKAWYNVSWIESFGKFRQAQGDDFPAALKLSLLTGAYMATEYHSRYYAAGMNLVVSLAQRYDELLADYDVLAMPTVDVTAPEHDPDRSEFDRIQNLEIPGNTSPFNRTGHPAVSVPAGEVDGLPVGLMFVGSRFDDATTLDAGYALEQAQAETAP, encoded by the coding sequence ATGCCCATCCGACCGCCGACTGTCGACGAGTTGCAGGACCTGGGTTCGGAACTCTTTCTCGAGCTGACAGACGACGAAAGCGAGTTCTTTCGCGAGCAGATCGTCGAGAGCCTCGAGGACTACGAAACCGTCCGTTCGTACCACCCCGAGCCGCGTCTGGGTGGCACTGAGCCGCGCGTCCGAGCGGCTGGCTCCAGGCCCGATGACGAGGACAATCCCCACCAGCTGTGGGTCTCACGATGTGAGGTTCATGGCGACGACAGCGGCGACCTCGAGGACTGGGACGTTGCCATCAAGGACAACATCTGCGTCGCTGGCGTCGAGATGACCTGTGGCTCGCGCGTCATCGAGGGCTACGTTCCCGACGTGGACGCGACGGTCGTCAGCCGCCTGCTCGAGGCTGGCGCGGATATCGTCGGCAAGACGAACATGGACGAGATGGCAGTCACGCGTACTGGCCACAGCGCCTTCGGGACGATCACGAACCCACACGACGAGGATCATCTGGCAGGCGGCTCGAGCGGCGGCAGTGCGGTGGCGGTCGTCGAAGACGAAGTTGACATGGCGATCGGCTCCGATCAGGGCGGGAGCGTCCGCATTCCAGCCGCACTCTGTGGCATCGTCGGGCACAAGCCGACCTATGGACTCGTGCCGTACACGGGCTGTGTCGGCCTCGAGCATACGATTGACCACCCCGGCCCGATGGCCAGTGACGTCGAGACGGTCGCTCGAACGCTGTCTGTCATTGCGGGCAGCAACGAACGCGATCTGCGCCGGCCGGAACCGGTTCCCGTCGAGCGCTACGAGGACGCACTCGAGGGTGACGCGAGCGAGCTCTCGATTGGCGTGCTCGAGGAAGCCTTTGGCAAGCCAGACGGTGATGCAGCCGTCGAGGAGCAGATTCTCGATTCGCTCGACCTGCTCGAGGAACGCGGTGCGACAGTGGAGGAGGTCTCCGCGCCGCTGCACGATGAGGGCTCGGCGCTGCACTCGGTCTGTACGAACGAGGGGTTAGTCGCCGCGCTGTCGGGCCAGGGTGTCGGCCACGGCTGGAAAGCCTGGTACAACGTCTCGTGGATCGAATCGTTCGGCAAGTTCCGACAGGCCCAGGGCGATGACTTCCCAGCGGCGCTGAAACTGTCGCTGTTGACGGGCGCGTACATGGCCACGGAGTACCACTCCCGGTATTATGCCGCCGGGATGAACCTCGTCGTCAGCCTCGCCCAACGCTACGACGAATTACTCGCCGACTACGACGTCCTCGCGATGCCGACCGTCGACGTGACCGCCCCCGAGCACGACCCCGACCGAAGCGAGTTCGACCGCATTCAGAACCTCGAGATTCCGGGCAACACCTCACCCTTCAACCGGACCGGCCACCCCGCCGTCAGCGTCCCTGCAGGCGAGGTCGACGGCCTCCCAGTTGGACTCATGTTTGTCGGTTCGAGATTCGACGATGCGACGACCCTCGACGCGGGCTACGCACTCGAGCAAGCGCAAGCTGAGACCGCACCTTGA
- a CDS encoding DUF368 domain-containing protein translates to MGYERVDLVVDRLQLLRSYGYGLCMGTADALPGVSGGTVALLLGFYGQLLAAITALTPRRAATVLSGYQPDRREEAREALLEMDLQFLLPLGVGMVTAVVLIAGVVSSLAESNPYPMFGFFAGLIAASAIALGKSLEFATWRHVAVAAVGGGLALLVAADIVSLPGSGPAVIFVAGAIAISAMILPGISGALILILFGQYVYLSDQLSAFVSALGGLPTGGEVAALVDPGTTVVVFVTGGFVGLFTIARVVRAAMARQRELTLIFLVSLIAGSTPAPLHNISEHTARATVWTTDTAAITAGWMLLGALALFALEYLVGGFDPE, encoded by the coding sequence ATGGGGTATGAGCGCGTCGACCTCGTCGTGGATCGCTTGCAACTCCTCCGGTCGTACGGCTACGGGCTCTGTATGGGCACAGCGGACGCCCTACCCGGCGTTTCGGGCGGTACCGTTGCCCTCCTGCTTGGCTTCTACGGCCAACTGCTTGCCGCGATTACGGCGCTGACGCCACGACGTGCTGCGACCGTCCTCTCTGGTTATCAGCCCGACCGGCGCGAGGAGGCCCGCGAGGCACTCCTCGAGATGGATCTGCAGTTCCTGCTCCCGCTCGGGGTCGGAATGGTCACCGCCGTCGTGCTCATCGCCGGCGTCGTCTCTTCGCTCGCAGAGTCGAATCCGTATCCCATGTTTGGCTTCTTCGCCGGCCTGATTGCCGCCTCGGCGATTGCACTTGGGAAGAGCCTCGAGTTTGCCACGTGGCGCCACGTCGCGGTCGCGGCGGTTGGCGGTGGACTGGCACTGCTCGTCGCCGCAGACATCGTCTCGTTGCCGGGCAGCGGTCCGGCCGTCATCTTCGTCGCGGGCGCAATCGCGATCAGTGCGATGATCCTTCCCGGCATTTCGGGCGCGCTCATTCTGATCCTGTTCGGCCAGTACGTCTACCTCTCCGATCAGTTGAGCGCGTTCGTCAGCGCACTCGGCGGACTTCCCACAGGTGGCGAAGTCGCTGCCCTCGTCGACCCCGGAACGACCGTGGTCGTCTTCGTCACCGGCGGCTTCGTCGGCCTCTTTACGATTGCCCGCGTCGTCCGCGCCGCGATGGCTCGCCAACGCGAGTTGACGCTGATTTTCCTCGTCAGCCTCATCGCGGGGTCGACGCCCGCACCGTTGCACAATATCAGCGAGCACACCGCGAGAGCGACCGTCTGGACCACTGATACGGCCGCAATCACCGCCGGCTGGATGCTCCTTGGCGCGCTTGCGCTGTTCGCCCTCGAGTATCTCGTCGGTGGGTTCGATCCCGAATAG
- a CDS encoding Fic family protein, producing MDPDDFEDGPGTITPYEGLPCYRPASLPPEIEYTDDIIRVYGDAQYALGRLATLHRDVDNENLLIAPFVVREAAMSSQIEGTNVTVSDIVLHDVDGTPQRSAAESADVREAYNYVDAIHEGFERIEAGESLSVELICDLHETMLKDVRGEENRPGELRDVPVYIGSPDRSAQSARFIPANPQTVDLLLEQLVSYMNGGSYPSVVDVAITHYQFETIHPFRDGNGRLGRLLIMLQLYDAGLLPKPYLYLSAYFNRYRQQYLDYLLAVSRDGNWEQWITFVLNAIAEQAIDAYNCGIKLVGLREQYYSPFPNSPAVRDVVDFIFEEPYLTAPRAIDVTNRSRQAVYDAIKALEAAEIIEEISGSERYQVYRAPAILSIVESP from the coding sequence ATGGATCCAGACGATTTTGAGGATGGACCGGGGACGATCACCCCGTATGAAGGGCTTCCCTGCTATCGTCCAGCAAGCCTTCCCCCGGAGATTGAGTACACCGATGATATCATCCGGGTATACGGGGATGCTCAGTACGCATTAGGGCGGCTGGCGACACTTCACCGGGACGTAGATAACGAGAACCTATTGATCGCCCCGTTCGTGGTGCGTGAAGCAGCAATGAGTTCACAAATTGAGGGAACGAACGTTACAGTCTCGGATATCGTCCTTCACGATGTCGACGGGACTCCACAACGATCTGCTGCTGAGTCAGCTGATGTTCGCGAAGCGTACAACTACGTTGACGCAATCCACGAGGGCTTTGAGCGAATTGAGGCTGGGGAGTCGCTTTCGGTTGAGCTAATTTGCGACCTCCACGAGACGATGCTGAAAGACGTTCGTGGTGAGGAAAACCGCCCTGGAGAACTACGAGATGTGCCGGTCTATATTGGTTCTCCTGATAGATCAGCGCAGTCTGCCCGGTTCATTCCAGCCAATCCTCAGACAGTTGACCTCCTGTTGGAACAGCTCGTATCTTACATGAACGGCGGGTCGTATCCGTCGGTAGTTGACGTGGCGATTACGCACTACCAATTCGAGACGATTCACCCGTTCCGGGATGGGAACGGTCGCCTTGGACGACTGCTGATCATGTTACAACTGTATGATGCTGGACTACTGCCGAAGCCGTATCTCTATCTGAGTGCGTACTTCAACAGATACCGGCAACAGTACCTTGATTACTTGCTTGCGGTGAGTCGTGATGGTAACTGGGAGCAGTGGATTACGTTCGTCCTGAACGCAATCGCTGAACAAGCGATTGATGCCTATAATTGCGGCATAAAACTCGTCGGTCTTCGGGAACAGTATTACTCTCCGTTCCCGAACAGTCCTGCTGTTCGAGACGTCGTTGATTTCATCTTTGAGGAACCGTATCTCACGGCTCCTCGAGCAATCGACGTCACCAACCGGTCACGCCAGGCTGTCTACGACGCGATCAAAGCGCTCGAAGCAGCAGAAATTATCGAGGAAATCTCGGGTTCGGAACGATATCAGGTATACAGAGCACCGGCAATCCTCAGTATCGTGGAGTCACCCTAA
- a CDS encoding helix-hairpin-helix domain-containing protein, translated as MDLESIPGVGEKTARALSDLDDPEHALRAGDVATIATAPGISQGRAARIARGAIRDEHDDPGGFLATDRAREIYREVLGLLKDRTVTNYAAARLETIYPSPCRSRIEEVRTFARDALERDPDPDVLAALEGVEPLRDPGDVRVRERCLATMDAERYTEAREAVPELSVEVIEDAQGLAELARGYSTVIALDESFTGVTIDGDVQVRPDALETPAEVVPERPLAFFARNRSRLRAAIDVHRVADLETDCDLDALEDGLSRLEDDGTVAGDDELDRLTTAVDDLDVAAGAAESVANDHLREAIREEDVTIEGADLLSLVERGAGVDSLLSRELADEYAAAIEAAREHLIDALDLDTGEAEIARRAFSDEPTFPVERDEDAVSRLREELTAAKERRAGRLKRDLAADLADQRADARDLVHTALELDVELAVARFADEYECEMPEFVWDETATATGFDIDAGCSPLLPEPLEKIDPVDYEVSGVALLSGVNSGGKTSLLDLVASVVVLAHMGLPVPAEDAELRRFDDLHYHAKTQGTLDAGAFESTVREFADLAQGGEGSLVLVDELESITEPGASAKIIAGILEALAENDATAVFVSHLADEIREMANYEVTVDGIEAVGLVDGELEVNRSPVKDHLARSTPELIVEKLATEAGAGGDASAAAHTNGGSPADGGPSEPLFYERLLEKFD; from the coding sequence ATGGACCTCGAGTCGATCCCGGGCGTGGGCGAAAAGACCGCGCGGGCGCTGTCGGACCTCGATGACCCCGAGCACGCGCTGCGCGCGGGCGACGTGGCGACGATTGCGACCGCACCCGGGATCAGCCAGGGGCGGGCCGCCCGCATCGCCCGTGGCGCAATTCGGGATGAACACGACGACCCCGGCGGCTTCCTCGCAACCGACCGCGCGCGCGAGATCTACCGCGAGGTCCTCGGACTGCTCAAAGACCGAACCGTCACGAACTACGCCGCTGCCCGCCTCGAGACGATCTATCCGAGTCCCTGCCGCTCGCGCATCGAGGAGGTTCGAACGTTCGCCCGCGACGCACTCGAGCGCGATCCAGATCCGGACGTCCTCGCAGCACTCGAGGGCGTTGAACCCCTCCGAGACCCGGGCGACGTGCGCGTCCGCGAGCGCTGTCTGGCGACGATGGACGCCGAGCGCTACACCGAGGCTCGAGAGGCGGTGCCGGAACTCTCCGTCGAGGTCATCGAGGACGCACAGGGACTTGCGGAACTCGCACGCGGCTACTCGACGGTAATCGCACTCGACGAGTCCTTCACTGGCGTCACCATCGACGGCGACGTACAGGTTCGCCCCGACGCCCTCGAGACGCCCGCCGAGGTCGTTCCCGAGCGCCCGCTCGCCTTTTTCGCGCGCAACCGAAGCCGACTGCGCGCCGCGATTGACGTCCATCGCGTGGCCGACCTCGAGACCGACTGCGATCTGGACGCCTTAGAGGACGGCCTCTCGCGACTCGAGGACGACGGAACTGTCGCGGGCGACGACGAGTTGGATCGGCTGACGACGGCTGTAGACGACCTCGACGTAGCTGCAGGCGCAGCCGAAAGTGTCGCGAACGACCACCTGCGCGAGGCGATCCGCGAGGAGGACGTGACCATCGAGGGCGCAGACCTGCTCTCGCTGGTCGAACGCGGCGCTGGCGTCGATTCGCTCCTCTCTCGAGAACTGGCCGACGAGTACGCCGCAGCCATCGAAGCGGCCCGTGAGCACCTGATCGACGCGCTGGATCTTGACACCGGCGAGGCAGAAATCGCCCGACGTGCGTTCAGCGACGAGCCGACGTTTCCGGTCGAGCGCGACGAGGATGCCGTCAGCCGCCTTCGGGAAGAACTCACCGCTGCCAAAGAGCGCCGCGCCGGACGGCTCAAACGCGACCTCGCAGCCGATCTGGCCGACCAGCGCGCGGACGCCCGCGATCTCGTCCACACCGCCCTCGAGTTGGATGTCGAACTCGCGGTTGCCCGATTTGCGGACGAATACGAGTGTGAAATGCCCGAGTTCGTCTGGGACGAGACGGCCACCGCGACCGGCTTCGACATCGACGCCGGCTGCTCACCATTACTGCCAGAGCCACTCGAGAAGATCGACCCCGTCGACTACGAGGTCTCAGGCGTTGCCTTGCTGTCGGGCGTCAACAGCGGTGGCAAGACCTCGCTGCTCGACCTCGTCGCGAGCGTCGTCGTCCTCGCACACATGGGGCTGCCGGTCCCCGCCGAGGACGCCGAACTGCGGCGATTCGACGATCTGCACTACCACGCAAAAACGCAGGGGACCCTCGACGCAGGTGCGTTCGAGTCCACAGTCCGGGAGTTCGCCGACCTCGCGCAGGGCGGCGAGGGCTCGCTCGTCCTCGTGGACGAACTCGAGAGCATCACCGAACCGGGGGCCTCTGCGAAGATCATCGCAGGAATTCTCGAGGCGCTCGCGGAAAACGATGCGACGGCGGTGTTCGTCTCGCACCTGGCCGACGAGATCCGCGAGATGGCGAACTACGAGGTGACCGTCGACGGCATCGAAGCAGTCGGGTTAGTCGACGGCGAACTCGAGGTGAATCGCTCACCAGTCAAAGATCACCTCGCTCGCTCGACACCAGAGCTAATCGTCGAGAAACTGGCGACGGAAGCCGGTGCTGGCGGCGACGCGAGTGCAGCGGCGCACACAAACGGTGGCTCGCCTGCAGATGGTGGGCCGTCAGAGCCACTGTTTTACGAGCGACTGCTCGAGAAGTTCGACTGA
- a CDS encoding ASCH domain-containing protein: MGTIDASDLLPADRLQTAALEGEVTQLHRGDKHASEGDTFDIENTTFEVVEVREERLGELTDEDAQAEGSSDLEAYKDRIERTHDLEWDDDRTAVLHRFEPVS; encoded by the coding sequence ATGGGAACGATTGACGCAAGCGACTTGCTGCCAGCCGACCGACTCCAAACCGCCGCTCTCGAGGGCGAGGTCACCCAACTCCACCGCGGCGACAAACACGCCAGCGAGGGCGATACGTTCGACATCGAGAACACAACGTTCGAAGTCGTCGAGGTCCGCGAGGAACGACTCGGCGAATTGACTGACGAAGATGCCCAGGCAGAGGGGTCGTCCGATCTCGAGGCGTACAAAGACCGAATCGAACGAACGCACGACCTCGAGTGGGACGACGACCGAACTGCAGTGTTGCATCGATTCGAGCCGGTCTCGTAG
- a CDS encoding metal-dependent hydrolase: protein MLPPGHFGVAYLLYSLYAHGRFRRAPGAEPALAVLIGSQFADLIDKPLWWLGVFPTGRDLAHSLFFAAALIVVVYAIGIARGRTETATAFVIAHLSHLAADIPPRALLGYPFGTEFLFWPVLPHFTFTFSERWFEPPALVETVVTPLTDSTTFLALEGVLFVLALMLWYLDGCPGLEYLRRGSKADSQQVVN, encoded by the coding sequence GTGTTACCGCCAGGGCACTTCGGTGTTGCCTACCTGTTGTACTCGCTGTACGCCCATGGACGATTCCGCCGAGCGCCGGGAGCGGAACCCGCGCTTGCGGTGCTCATCGGCTCGCAGTTCGCCGACCTGATTGATAAGCCGCTGTGGTGGCTCGGCGTCTTTCCGACCGGCCGCGACCTCGCGCACTCGCTGTTTTTCGCCGCTGCGCTGATTGTCGTCGTCTACGCCATCGGGATCGCTCGAGGACGGACCGAAACGGCGACTGCGTTCGTCATCGCCCACCTCTCACATCTAGCTGCAGACATCCCGCCGCGAGCGCTGCTTGGCTATCCATTCGGCACCGAGTTCCTGTTCTGGCCGGTGCTCCCGCACTTTACGTTCACCTTCAGCGAGCGGTGGTTCGAACCGCCCGCACTCGTCGAGACAGTCGTTACCCCACTGACCGATTCGACGACGTTCCTCGCACTCGAGGGTGTCCTCTTCGTCCTCGCACTCATGCTCTGGTACCTCGACGGCTGTCCCGGCCTCGAGTATCTCCGACGTGGATCGAAGGCCGACAGCCAGCAGGTTGTTAACTGA
- a CDS encoding amidohydrolase family protein, with amino-acid sequence MDLAITDTLALTMRDDRLGILENATIAIQDGEIAFVGPTAEFDGDADRTIDASGRVAMPGLVNVHAHTDLTLLRGGAQDVPEIEWMNRALGPLTEALTPDDRIAGARLGVLEALRSGVTTVGEYAANVDRLVEEVYEPAGVRVVAAETINAVDDAAADLGPDEPYPFNETQGREALERNERLFESYADHDRVSCLYGPQAVDMVPPELLDVIRDRAAKHNRGIHMHVAQGEREARQIAARYGAGETTVSVLADLGLVSDRLLAAHLHGATAAERERLAEAGVRMAANPSSIAAIDGVMPPLVDYREYGGVAGLGTDQAPGGGGHDFLRELRTTALLAKTNRGDPTAFPAWAALRVATIEGARTLGIADRVGSLEAGKRADILLLDLEHPSTAPIVSDPLHTVVPNLVYGANTGLVDAVLVEGELLVQDGTVQTIDEDHVLETATERATAVFDRAGNAWREADSALVDRVETGWL; translated from the coding sequence ATGGACCTCGCGATCACGGACACACTCGCGCTGACGATGCGAGACGACCGACTTGGCATCCTCGAGAACGCGACAATCGCTATCCAAGACGGTGAGATTGCCTTCGTCGGACCGACAGCCGAGTTCGACGGCGACGCAGATCGAACGATCGACGCCAGCGGCCGCGTAGCGATGCCGGGACTGGTGAACGTCCACGCCCACACCGACCTGACGCTGCTGCGGGGCGGCGCACAGGACGTCCCCGAGATCGAGTGGATGAACCGGGCGCTCGGCCCGCTGACGGAGGCACTGACGCCGGATGATCGAATCGCGGGGGCGCGTCTGGGCGTTCTCGAGGCGCTGCGCTCGGGCGTCACCACCGTTGGCGAGTACGCGGCGAACGTCGACCGTCTCGTCGAGGAAGTCTACGAACCGGCGGGCGTTCGTGTCGTCGCCGCGGAGACCATCAACGCCGTCGATGACGCAGCAGCCGACCTCGGCCCGGACGAGCCATATCCGTTCAATGAGACGCAGGGTCGGGAGGCACTCGAGCGAAACGAGCGGCTGTTCGAATCGTACGCCGACCACGACCGCGTTTCGTGTCTGTACGGGCCGCAGGCGGTCGATATGGTTCCTCCCGAGTTGCTCGACGTGATTCGCGACCGGGCAGCCAAGCATAATCGCGGAATCCACATGCACGTCGCACAGGGCGAGCGTGAGGCCCGCCAGATTGCGGCTCGCTACGGGGCGGGCGAGACGACGGTGAGCGTCCTCGCTGATCTCGGCCTCGTCTCGGATCGCCTGCTGGCGGCACATCTCCACGGTGCGACGGCTGCGGAGCGCGAACGACTGGCCGAGGCGGGCGTCCGGATGGCCGCGAATCCGAGTTCGATTGCCGCCATCGATGGGGTGATGCCGCCGCTCGTCGACTACCGCGAGTACGGCGGTGTTGCAGGACTTGGCACGGACCAAGCACCTGGTGGCGGCGGTCACGACTTCTTGCGGGAGCTTCGGACAACAGCACTCCTCGCGAAAACGAACCGCGGCGATCCGACAGCCTTCCCAGCATGGGCCGCGCTTCGCGTCGCTACAATTGAGGGCGCACGAACGCTCGGCATTGCCGACCGCGTTGGCTCGCTCGAGGCAGGCAAACGAGCCGACATTCTTCTGCTCGACCTCGAGCATCCCTCGACGGCCCCAATTGTTAGCGACCCACTGCACACGGTAGTCCCGAATCTCGTCTACGGAGCAAACACTGGACTCGTCGATGCGGTTCTCGTCGAGGGCGAACTTCTCGTACAGGATGGCACCGTACAGACGATCGACGAGGATCACGTCCTCGAGACGGCAACTGAGCGAGCAACGGCCGTGTTCGATCGGGCCGGAAACGCATGGCGTGAGGCGGATTCGGCGCTCGTCGACCGCGTTGAGACCGGCTGGCTTTAA
- a CDS encoding DUF1059 domain-containing protein, with translation MPYRFVCSDHNCAFLVHSSSTDEIERLVRAHVRMAHGGRIDPADLERGIERIEPA, from the coding sequence ATGCCATACCGATTCGTCTGCTCTGATCACAACTGTGCGTTTCTGGTCCACTCGAGTAGCACGGACGAAATCGAACGACTCGTTCGCGCACACGTCCGCATGGCCCACGGCGGCCGGATCGACCCGGCTGACCTCGAGCGCGGTATCGAGCGCATCGAACCGGCCTGA
- a CDS encoding Gfo/Idh/MocA family protein, which produces MTLNAAVVGCGNIADAYFAAKDRFEDYEIVACGDLQQDLAEQKADEHGLEARPVADLVAGPDIDIVINLTPPSVHADVLVDALEAGNHVYTEKPLATTVADAERILEAAAETDKLVGSAPDTVLGAGIQSARAALESGRIGRPIGATAHWMTGGHEVWHPNPDLYYQEGGGPLFDMGPYYVGALITLLGSATTVTGAVGQAFDERTIGSGDRAGETIDVEVPTHEAGVVTFDNGAIANLQFSFDATGGSSGPFPLFEIYGTEGTLQVPDPNNFDGEVRVRNSSRDAFETLEHTHDYTAGRGAGVADLARAARDDDWSHRTSGQRALHGLEIMAGLRTAAEQESHVTLEHGCSQPAALPESFPK; this is translated from the coding sequence ATGACTCTCAATGCCGCCGTCGTCGGCTGTGGCAATATCGCCGACGCCTACTTTGCCGCGAAAGACCGCTTCGAGGACTACGAAATCGTCGCCTGTGGCGATCTGCAACAGGACCTCGCCGAACAGAAAGCCGACGAGCACGGCCTCGAGGCCCGGCCCGTCGCAGACCTCGTTGCAGGCCCCGATATCGACATCGTGATCAATCTGACGCCGCCGAGCGTCCACGCCGACGTGCTCGTCGATGCGCTCGAGGCCGGCAACCACGTCTACACCGAGAAGCCACTCGCGACGACCGTCGCGGACGCCGAGCGGATTCTCGAGGCCGCCGCGGAAACCGACAAGCTGGTCGGCTCCGCGCCGGATACGGTCCTCGGTGCGGGTATCCAATCTGCACGCGCAGCACTCGAGTCGGGACGGATCGGCCGGCCAATCGGGGCGACGGCCCACTGGATGACCGGCGGTCACGAGGTGTGGCACCCGAATCCGGATCTGTACTATCAGGAGGGTGGCGGGCCACTGTTCGATATGGGGCCGTACTACGTCGGCGCGCTCATCACACTGTTGGGATCGGCGACAACCGTCACGGGGGCCGTCGGGCAGGCGTTCGACGAGCGCACGATTGGCAGCGGCGACCGCGCTGGCGAGACAATCGACGTCGAGGTGCCAACACACGAGGCTGGCGTCGTCACCTTCGACAACGGCGCAATCGCGAATCTCCAGTTCAGTTTCGACGCGACGGGTGGCTCCTCGGGGCCGTTCCCGCTGTTCGAAATCTACGGCACCGAGGGCACGCTACAGGTCCCCGATCCGAACAACTTCGATGGCGAGGTCCGCGTTCGAAACAGCAGCCGCGACGCGTTCGAGACCCTCGAGCACACCCACGACTACACCGCCGGTCGCGGCGCGGGCGTCGCCGACCTCGCGCGAGCGGCTCGAGACGACGACTGGAGTCACCGCACCAGCGGCCAGCGCGCGCTGCACGGCCTCGAGATCATGGCCGGGCTTCGGACGGCCGCGGAGCAGGAGAGTCACGTCACGCTCGAGCATGGCTGTTCGCAGCCAGCGGCGCTGCCAGAGTCGTTCCCGAAGTAA